One Streptomyces sp. NBC_00554 DNA segment encodes these proteins:
- the opcA gene encoding glucose-6-phosphate dehydrogenase assembly protein OpcA, whose product MKIDLTDTTASKINKALVKGRRAIGTPAVGMVLTLVIVTDEENAYDALKSANDASREHPSRTIVVVKRVSRSPRDRTQSRLDAEVRVGADAGTGETVVLRLYGEVADHAQSVALPLLLPDAPVVVWWPVGSPSDPAKDPLGALGQRRVTDSYSSEKPVDELRTRAENYEPGDTDLAWARITPWRSMLAAALDQVDCEVISAEVSGEEFNPSVELLAMWLADRLHVHVRRGVSAGPGLTQVRLETTGGPVTLHRPDGAMATLTLQGQPDRAVALKRRETSELMAEELRRLDPDDTYASALRFGVDRLGGTPSSAERSPLPTRTPASAVSDSASKSKSASAGGDGSRPTPAQMPPAKGTAR is encoded by the coding sequence ATGAAGATAGATCTCACGGACACCACAGCCAGCAAGATCAACAAGGCGCTCGTGAAGGGCCGCCGGGCCATCGGCACCCCCGCCGTCGGCATGGTGCTCACCCTCGTCATCGTCACCGACGAGGAGAACGCGTACGACGCCCTCAAGTCCGCCAACGACGCCTCCCGTGAGCACCCCTCGCGCACCATCGTGGTGGTCAAGCGCGTCTCCCGCTCGCCGCGCGACCGCACGCAGTCCCGCCTCGACGCCGAGGTACGGGTCGGTGCCGACGCGGGCACCGGCGAGACGGTCGTCCTGCGGCTCTACGGCGAGGTCGCGGACCACGCCCAGTCCGTCGCGCTCCCGCTGCTCCTGCCGGACGCGCCGGTCGTGGTCTGGTGGCCGGTGGGCTCCCCGAGCGACCCGGCCAAGGACCCCCTGGGGGCCCTGGGCCAGCGCAGGGTCACCGACAGCTACTCGTCGGAGAAGCCCGTCGACGAACTGCGCACCCGCGCCGAGAACTACGAGCCGGGCGACACCGACCTGGCATGGGCCCGGATCACCCCCTGGCGCTCCATGCTGGCCGCCGCCCTCGACCAGGTGGACTGCGAGGTCATCTCGGCGGAGGTGTCGGGCGAGGAGTTCAACCCGAGCGTCGAACTGCTGGCCATGTGGCTCGCCGACCGGCTGCATGTGCACGTCCGGCGCGGGGTCTCCGCCGGCCCTGGGCTGACCCAGGTCCGGTTGGAGACCACCGGCGGTCCCGTCACGCTGCACCGTCCGGACGGAGCGATGGCCACGCTGACGCTCCAGGGCCAGCCGGACCGTGCGGTGGCGCTCAAGCGCCGCGAGACCTCCGAGCTGATGGCGGAGGAGCTGCGCCGGCTCGACCCGGACGACACCTACGCGTCGGCGTTGCGGTTCGGGGTGGACCGGCTGGGAGGCACTCCGTCGTCTGCGGAGAGGTCTCCGCTTCCCACCCGGACTCCGGCGTCCGCCGTGTCCGACTCGGCCTCGAAGTCGAAGTCGGCGTCCGCCGGCGGCGACGGCAGCCGACCGACTCCGGCGCAGATGCCCCCGGCCAAGGGGACGGCCAGGTGA
- the zwf gene encoding glucose-6-phosphate dehydrogenase, which translates to MLSSSNPLRDPADRRLPRIAGPSGLVIFGVTGDLSRKKLMPAVYDLANRGLLPPGFSLVGFARREWANEDFAQEVHDAVKEHSRTPFREEVWQQLVQGMRFVQGTFDDDDSFERLRTTIDELDKAQGTGGNFAFYLSVPPSAFPVVIKQLKKHRLAEQASGSWRRAVIEKPFGHDLKSAEELNAVVHEVFASDQVFRIDHYLGKETVQNILALRFANTMFEPVWNRSFVDHVQITMAEDIGIGGRAGYYDGIGAARDVIQNHLLQLMALTAMEEPASFDADALAAEKTKVLGAVKISQDLGRDTVRGQYAAGWQGGEKAVGYLQEDGIDPKSKTDTYAAIKVEVDNRRWAGVPFYLRTGKRLGRRVTEIAVVFQRAPHSPFDHTATEELGQNAIVIRVQPDEGITVRFGSKVPGTSMEIRDVSMDFAYGESFTESSPEAYERLILDVLLGDSNLFPRTEEVELSWKILDPIEQYWDKHGKPAQYPSGTWGPVEADEMLERDGRSWRRP; encoded by the coding sequence ATCTTGTCAAGCAGCAACCCGCTGCGTGACCCCGCAGACCGACGGCTCCCGCGTATCGCGGGGCCGTCGGGCCTGGTCATCTTCGGCGTCACGGGCGATTTGTCACGTAAAAAGCTGATGCCCGCCGTATACGACCTCGCCAACCGGGGTCTGCTGCCGCCGGGCTTCTCACTCGTCGGCTTCGCCCGGCGCGAGTGGGCCAACGAGGACTTCGCGCAGGAGGTCCACGACGCGGTCAAGGAACACTCCCGCACGCCCTTCCGCGAGGAGGTCTGGCAGCAGCTCGTCCAGGGCATGCGCTTCGTGCAGGGCACCTTCGACGACGACGACTCCTTCGAGCGGTTGCGCACCACGATCGACGAGCTGGACAAGGCACAGGGCACGGGCGGCAACTTCGCCTTCTACCTCTCCGTGCCGCCGTCCGCCTTCCCGGTGGTCATCAAGCAGCTGAAGAAGCACCGCCTTGCCGAACAGGCGAGCGGTTCCTGGCGCCGTGCGGTCATCGAGAAGCCCTTCGGACACGACCTCAAGTCGGCCGAGGAGCTCAACGCGGTCGTGCACGAGGTGTTCGCCTCGGACCAGGTCTTCCGTATCGACCACTACCTGGGCAAGGAAACCGTCCAGAACATCCTGGCGCTCCGCTTCGCCAACACGATGTTCGAACCGGTCTGGAACCGGTCGTTCGTCGACCACGTGCAGATCACGATGGCCGAGGACATCGGCATCGGCGGCCGGGCCGGCTACTACGACGGCATCGGCGCGGCCCGTGACGTCATCCAGAACCACCTGCTCCAGTTGATGGCCCTCACGGCCATGGAGGAACCCGCCTCCTTCGACGCGGACGCGCTCGCGGCCGAGAAGACCAAGGTCCTCGGCGCGGTCAAGATCTCCCAGGATCTGGGCCGCGACACCGTGCGCGGGCAGTACGCGGCCGGCTGGCAGGGCGGCGAGAAGGCCGTCGGCTACCTCCAGGAAGACGGCATCGACCCCAAGTCGAAGACCGACACCTACGCCGCGATCAAGGTGGAGGTGGACAACCGCCGCTGGGCCGGGGTCCCCTTCTACCTCCGCACCGGCAAGCGCCTGGGCCGCCGTGTCACCGAGATCGCGGTGGTCTTCCAGCGCGCCCCGCACTCCCCCTTCGACCACACGGCCACGGAGGAGCTGGGCCAGAACGCGATCGTCATCCGCGTCCAGCCCGACGAGGGCATCACGGTCCGCTTCGGCTCCAAGGTCCCCGGCACCTCCATGGAGATCCGGGACGTCTCGATGGACTTCGCGTACGGCGAGTCCTTCACGGAGTCGAGCCCGGAGGCGTACGAGCGCCTGATCCTCGACGTCCTCCTGGGCGACTCGAACCTCTTCCCGCGCACCGAAGAGGTCGAGCTGTCCTGGAAGATCCTCGACCCGATCGAGCAGTACTGGGACAAGCACGGCAAGCCCGCCCAGTACCCCTCGGGCACCTGGGGACCCGTCGAGGCGGACGAAATGCTCGAGCGAGACGGACGGAGCTGGCGTCGCCCATGA
- the tal gene encoding transaldolase, whose translation MTDALKRLSEEGVAIWLDDLSRKRITSGNLAELIDQQHVVGVTTNPSIFQKAIAGGDGYEQQLTELAARKVTVDEAIRMITTADVRDAADILRPVFDATQGQDGRVSIEVDPRLAHNTTATVAEAKQLAWLVDRPNTLIKIPATKAGLPAITEVIGKGISVNVTLIFSLARYREVMDAYLAGLEKAKAAGLDLSKIHSVASFFVSRVDTEIDKRIDALGTDEAKAARGKAGLANARLAYEAYEEVFSSDRWAALDKAQANKQRPLWASTGVKDKAYKDTLYVDDLVAPNTVNTMPEATLEATEDHGKITGNTIAGTYDQSRAELDAVEKLGISYDDVVQLLEDEGVEKFATSWNDLLKSTEAELQRLAPSEG comes from the coding sequence ATGACAGACGCACTCAAGCGCCTCTCCGAGGAAGGCGTCGCGATCTGGCTGGACGACCTGTCGCGCAAGCGGATCACGTCCGGCAATCTCGCCGAGCTGATCGACCAGCAGCACGTCGTGGGCGTCACCACCAACCCGTCGATCTTCCAGAAGGCGATCGCCGGCGGCGACGGCTACGAGCAGCAGCTCACCGAGCTCGCCGCCCGCAAGGTCACCGTCGACGAGGCCATCCGCATGATCACGACGGCGGACGTCCGTGACGCCGCCGACATCCTGCGCCCGGTCTTCGACGCCACGCAGGGCCAGGACGGCCGGGTCTCGATCGAGGTCGACCCGCGCCTCGCCCACAACACGACGGCCACCGTCGCCGAGGCCAAGCAGCTGGCCTGGCTGGTGGACCGCCCCAACACCCTCATCAAGATCCCGGCGACCAAGGCGGGCCTGCCCGCGATCACCGAGGTCATCGGCAAGGGCATCAGCGTCAACGTCACGCTGATCTTCTCGCTCGCCCGCTACCGCGAGGTCATGGACGCCTACCTCGCGGGCCTGGAGAAGGCCAAGGCCGCCGGCCTCGACCTCTCCAAGATCCACTCGGTGGCGTCGTTCTTCGTGTCCCGCGTGGACACCGAGATCGACAAGCGGATCGACGCCCTGGGCACCGACGAGGCGAAGGCCGCCCGCGGCAAGGCGGGCCTCGCCAACGCGCGGCTGGCCTACGAGGCGTACGAGGAGGTCTTCTCCTCCGACCGCTGGGCCGCCCTCGACAAGGCGCAGGCCAACAAGCAGCGCCCGCTGTGGGCCTCGACCGGCGTCAAGGACAAGGCCTACAAGGACACCCTGTACGTCGACGACCTGGTCGCGCCGAACACGGTGAACACCATGCCGGAGGCCACGCTCGAGGCCACCGAGGACCACGGCAAGATCACCGGCAACACCATCGCCGGTACGTACGACCAGTCCCGTGCCGAGCTCGACGCGGTCGAGAAGCTCGGGATCTCGTACGACGACGTGGTCCAGCTCCTGGAGGACGAGGGCGTCGAGAAGTTCGCGACGTCCTGGAACGACCTGCTCAAGTCGACAGAGGCAGAGCTCCAGCGCCTCGCCCCCTCGGAGGGCTGA
- the tkt gene encoding transketolase, protein MSTKPTTTDLEWTELDQRAVDTARVLAADAVQKVGNGHPGTAMSLAPAAYTLFQKVMRHDPADPDWTGRDRFVLSAGHSSLTLYTQLYLAGFGLELDDLKAFRTWGSRTPGHPEYGHTPGVETTTGPLGQGVANAVGMAMASRYERGLFDPDAPQGESPFDHFIFAIAGDGCLQEGISAEASSMAGHQELGNLILLWDDNHISIEGDTETAVSEDTVKRYEAYGWHVQRIAPKPDGDLDPHAIYNAIEAAKLVTDKPSFIAMRSIIAWPAPNAQNTEAAHGSALGDDEVAATKRVLGFDPEQSFEVAEEVLAHTRGALDRGREAKGEWEKGFAAWRTASPERAAEFDRIAAGELPAGWESQLPVFEAGKGVATRAASGKVLQALGAVIPELWGGSADLAGSNNTTIDKTSSFLPADNPLPEANPYGRTIHFGIREHSMAAEMNGIALHGNTRIYGGTFLVFSDYMRNAVRLSALMHAPVTYVWTHDSIGLGEDGPTHQPVEHLASLRAIPGLNVVRPADANETTIAWREVLKRYTKVFGKGAPHGLALTRQGVPTYEANEDAAKGGYVLFEAEGGSPEVILIGTGSEVHVAVEAREQLQAEGIPTRVVSMPCVEWFDEQDQGYRDSVLPPSVKARVSVEAGIGLTWHRFVGDAGRIVSLEHFGASADGKVLFREFGFTAENVASAARESIAAAQR, encoded by the coding sequence GTAACGGCCATCCCGGTACGGCGATGAGCCTGGCGCCCGCCGCGTACACCCTCTTCCAGAAGGTGATGCGGCACGACCCGGCGGACCCCGACTGGACCGGACGCGACCGTTTCGTGCTGTCCGCGGGCCACTCGTCCCTGACCCTCTACACCCAGCTCTACCTGGCCGGTTTCGGCCTGGAGCTGGACGATCTCAAGGCCTTCAGGACGTGGGGCAGCAGGACGCCCGGCCACCCCGAGTACGGGCACACCCCCGGCGTGGAGACGACGACGGGGCCGCTCGGCCAGGGTGTCGCCAACGCGGTGGGCATGGCGATGGCCAGCCGTTACGAGCGCGGCCTGTTCGATCCGGACGCCCCCCAGGGTGAGTCCCCGTTCGACCACTTCATCTTCGCGATCGCCGGTGACGGCTGCCTCCAGGAGGGCATCTCCGCCGAGGCGTCCTCGATGGCCGGTCACCAGGAGCTCGGCAACCTGATCCTGCTGTGGGACGACAACCACATCTCGATCGAGGGCGACACGGAGACGGCCGTCTCCGAGGACACCGTCAAGCGGTACGAGGCGTACGGCTGGCATGTGCAGCGGATCGCCCCGAAGCCGGACGGCGACCTCGACCCGCACGCCATCTACAACGCCATCGAGGCCGCGAAGCTGGTGACGGACAAGCCCTCCTTCATCGCGATGCGCTCGATCATCGCCTGGCCCGCCCCGAACGCGCAGAACACCGAGGCCGCGCACGGCTCGGCGCTCGGCGACGACGAGGTCGCGGCCACCAAGCGCGTGCTCGGCTTCGACCCGGAGCAGAGCTTCGAGGTCGCCGAGGAGGTCCTCGCGCACACCCGCGGGGCCCTGGACCGCGGCCGTGAGGCCAAGGGTGAGTGGGAGAAGGGCTTCGCGGCCTGGCGTACGGCCAGCCCGGAGCGTGCCGCCGAGTTCGACCGCATCGCCGCCGGTGAGCTGCCCGCGGGCTGGGAGTCGCAGCTTCCGGTGTTCGAGGCGGGCAAGGGTGTCGCCACCCGTGCCGCGTCCGGCAAGGTCCTCCAGGCCCTCGGTGCGGTCATCCCCGAGCTCTGGGGCGGCTCCGCCGACCTCGCAGGATCGAACAACACGACCATCGACAAGACGAGCTCCTTCCTGCCGGCGGACAACCCGCTGCCGGAGGCGAACCCGTACGGCCGCACGATCCACTTCGGTATCCGCGAGCACTCGATGGCCGCCGAGATGAACGGCATCGCGCTGCACGGCAACACCCGCATCTACGGCGGCACCTTCCTGGTGTTCTCCGACTACATGCGCAACGCGGTGCGGCTGTCGGCCCTCATGCACGCTCCGGTGACGTACGTGTGGACGCACGACTCGATCGGCCTCGGCGAGGACGGCCCGACCCACCAGCCGGTCGAGCACCTGGCCTCGCTGCGCGCGATCCCCGGTCTGAACGTCGTCCGTCCCGCGGACGCCAACGAGACCACGATCGCCTGGCGCGAGGTCCTCAAGCGCTACACCAAGGTGTTCGGCAAGGGTGCCCCGCACGGCCTCGCGCTGACCCGCCAGGGTGTACCGACGTACGAGGCCAACGAAGATGCCGCCAAGGGCGGTTACGTGCTGTTCGAGGCCGAGGGCGGCTCGCCCGAGGTCATCCTCATCGGCACCGGCTCCGAGGTGCACGTCGCCGTCGAGGCGCGTGAGCAGCTCCAGGCCGAGGGCATCCCGACTCGGGTCGTGTCCATGCCGTGCGTGGAGTGGTTCGACGAGCAGGACCAGGGGTACCGGGACAGCGTGCTGCCGCCTTCGGTGAAGGCGCGGGTTTCGGTCGAGGCCGGTATCGGTCTCACCTGGCACCGGTTCGTCGGGGACGCGGGACGCATTGTTTCGCTGGAGCACTTCGGTGCTTCTGCCGATGGCAAGGTGCTCTTCCGCGAGTTCGGTTTCACTGCCGAGAACGTCGCATCCGCCGCCCGGGAATCGATCGCCGCAGCCCAGCGCTGA